CCGAAGCAGCCCGATTGCACCCGGTCGGACGGACAGCCCACGTTGAGGTTCACCTCGGCATAGCCGCGCGCGACGGCCATCGCGGTCGCCTCGGCCAGCTCCGCCGGGTCGCTGCCGCCCAGCTGCAGCGCGACCGGATGCTCGGCCGCATCGAACTCCAGCAGTTCCACCGCCCCGCCCCGCACCAGCGCGGCCGACGTCACCATCTCGGTGTAGAGCAGCACCTGCCGCGAAAGCACGCGGTGAAACGCCCGGCAATGCCGGTCGGTCCAGTCCATCATCGGCGCGACGGACAATCTGGCGTGGTCGGTGACGGGCATGGATCCTTCGGCGAGCTTGTTCGGGCGGTCGGTCTGGGCGCCCCGATACCACCGGAACGGGCGGGCCGCGATGGCTCATCGCACACGGAGCGGCGTCCGACAACGCGCCCCGCGTCGGGCGCGCGGCCGCTAGGCGTCGTCCCCGACGCGTCCGATCGGGTGCATGGCGTCCCGGTGGAAGTCCTTGGAGCCCGCCGCCCGCAACGTCAGGCGCGCGATCTTCCAGCCCGCATCCGTGCGTCGGAATTCATGATGATACTGCCCCCAGAGTTCGCTGTTGGGTCGCATGTCGCGATACCGGTGCCACGCATAGAGATACGCGACGCTCGTGGCCGCGTTCGGCCCGTCAAAGTCGATCACGATGTTCGAGACGTGGTGGCTGGTGGCGGCGAAGAACGTGGCCAGTCCCCGTCGAACCACCGCGTCGATCTCGGCGGTGCCGGTCATCGTCGGCACGTCGGGGCCGTAATCGACCACGGCGTCCCCGGTGAAGAGCGTCAGCACCGCATCCGCCTCGGCCCGGTCGAAATGGTAGCAATAGGCGTGGATGACATCCGTGATCGCCGCCTTGTCGATCAGGGTCCTCAGGTCGTCGCTCGCATCCATCTCGTCCTCCTATCCATCCAGCCCGTCGGGAGCGCGCCAGCCCTCTGGCGGCGGGGCGCGCTCCACCGGGGGGATCGGCACGTGAAATGCACCCCCTGCCCCGTTCATCTCCATCGCGCGATGGGACAGCCGCCAGCCCTCATCCGTGCGGCGCAAACGGTCGTGGTAAAGGCCGTGCAGAACGGCCGGACGCCCGTTCGACGCCTCGTGCCACGCCAGGACATAGCTCTCAGCCCGCGCATAATCCGGTCCGTCGAACCAGACGCGCACCTGGCCCAGGTGATGCGCCGTCCGCCGCCAGCGCCACATCCGGGCCATCGAACGTTCGAGATCGTCGCGCCCCCGTGCCGTCAGCCGTGGGTCCGGGCCGAACGCCACCTCGCAATCCGAAGTGAAGAGCGCGGCCAGCGCGGCAAGGTCCATCCGGTCCAGCGCGCGACAATAGTCTGCCAGCACGTCGGCGATCGCGGCCCGGTCGGCCAGCGCCCGCAAATCGCTCATGTCCCGCCCCGCACGGGCCAGGTGTCGCCCAGCCGGTAGCCGCGCGGGAACGGGTCGTCCGGATCGAGCAGAAGCTGGCGCGTGTCGGTGATCCATGCGCGCCCCTGGATGGTCGGGCGAATGGCCGGGATGCCGTCGAGGTCGCACTCGGCCGCGATGCCGCAGTCGAACCGCGTCCCGAGGATCGACACGCCCTCGAACCGGTCCCCCACGCGGAGCATCCCCTGGGCGTGGAGGAGTGCCATCCGAGCCGAACACCCTGTCCCGGTCGGCGACCGGTCCAGTTTGCCGGGGTCTATGACGACCGTGTTCCGTCCGGTGACCGTGCCGCGCTCGCGCCGAACGGGATCGGTGAACTGGCAGAACGAGATATGGGACCAGTCCGGCAGGGTCGGATGGCGGAACCCCAGCTGTTCGGTCGCCGCGCGCGCGATCGCGATGCCGTGCGCCACGAGTTCGGCGGCGGCTTCGGGCACCAGCTTCAAGCCCAGATCCCCCGCCTCGACCAGCACGAAGCTGTCGCCGCCCCAAGCCGTATCGACCCGCAGGGACCCGAGGCCGGGCATGTCGAGCTTCGCGTCCCGCCGGCCCACGAAGCTCGGGACATTGGTGATGCGGATTGCCTCGGCGCGGCCGTCCCGGCAGGTGGCCACGACCTCGACCAGACCGCCGGGCGCCTCGATCGCGAAGGTCGTTTCGGGCTCGGTCATCTGCACGAGGCCCGTCTCCAGAAGGACGGTCGCCACGCAGATCGCGTTCGAGCCGGACATCGGCGGCGTATGCGACGGCTCCATGATGATGAACCCGGCCACAGCGTCGGGGTGCTTCGGCGGCACCAGCAGGTTCACATGCCGGAAGACGCCGCCCCGCGGCTCGTTCAGGACAAAATCCCGCAGCGCGCCGTCCGCGGCGATCCAGCGCGACTGGTCCCAGAGCGTGTCGCCCTTCGGAGGCGCCACGCCGCCGACAATGACGTCGCCCA
This portion of the uncultured Jannaschia sp. genome encodes:
- a CDS encoding nuclear transport factor 2 family protein; translated protein: MDASDDLRTLIDKAAITDVIHAYCYHFDRAEADAVLTLFTGDAVVDYGPDVPTMTGTAEIDAVVRRGLATFFAATSHHVSNIVIDFDGPNAATSVAYLYAWHRYRDMRPNSELWGQYHHEFRRTDAGWKIARLTLRAAGSKDFHRDAMHPIGRVGDDA
- a CDS encoding nuclear transport factor 2 family protein, translated to MSDLRALADRAAIADVLADYCRALDRMDLAALAALFTSDCEVAFGPDPRLTARGRDDLERSMARMWRWRRTAHHLGQVRVWFDGPDYARAESYVLAWHEASNGRPAVLHGLYHDRLRRTDEGWRLSHRAMEMNGAGGAFHVPIPPVERAPPPEGWRAPDGLDG
- a CDS encoding proline racemase family protein, which translates into the protein MRSSRSIQIVGCHAEGEVGDVIVGGVAPPKGDTLWDQSRWIAADGALRDFVLNEPRGGVFRHVNLLVPPKHPDAVAGFIIMEPSHTPPMSGSNAICVATVLLETGLVQMTEPETTFAIEAPGGLVEVVATCRDGRAEAIRITNVPSFVGRRDAKLDMPGLGSLRVDTAWGGDSFVLVEAGDLGLKLVPEAAAELVAHGIAIARAATEQLGFRHPTLPDWSHISFCQFTDPVRRERGTVTGRNTVVIDPGKLDRSPTGTGCSARMALLHAQGMLRVGDRFEGVSILGTRFDCGIAAECDLDGIPAIRPTIQGRAWITDTRQLLLDPDDPFPRGYRLGDTWPVRGGT